Within Quercus lobata isolate SW786 chromosome 5, ValleyOak3.0 Primary Assembly, whole genome shotgun sequence, the genomic segment CTTAGAACTACCTAAGGCCGAAGTCATCCATTTAGCACTTAAATCAACCCAATACCATAGCTAAGCACTTAAATCGGTCCTTAAGCCCTCGTTTATCCAAATCCAGCTTTGACCCAATACCATAGCTAAGCATGATAGCCTTTCAAACTTCACttgtttctttaattcttttcttATCAATAAGTAAGAATTCATGTGGAGAAGCaccataagagagagagagagagagagacttttgCAAAGGGAGATTCACTATTCCAAACGAGCAACTTCCCTCCTATGGACACAACGTAACGCATAACAGGACTGCAAATGAATCCCTTAATTTCAATTCCCCTAAAATTCCCTTGCCAACTCAAACAATTTGATATAAGGTGTGCAAGATTGCCAAACCACCTTCCAAGGAAATACTTCATCTCCATTATCCCTCAATTATTTTAAACAAGGCAATTAccttgatctttttgatccttgaCATCCAGCAAAATATCTGATTTTCACCTGAACTATTTACCTTGCCTCcataaagaaaaccaaagaacacACCACCAATCCATTTGCATACATTTAAGTACCCCTTGAGACACAAGTGCACCCCTCCTAGACTCCTCAGTCCTTGACAAGATAATATTACTAGAAACACATACACactttaagtaaaaaaaattaagtactgCAAGTTTGATCAGAATCAATGGTTACAACAAGTAAAACCAGATCAGATATTTAGCATTGCAAGCCTTAAAATATTATACTTCTACAGTGAAATTAACAACTCTATAAGTTTGTATTAGCAGAAAATGCcagcttattttttaaagcCTCACTTGTTCTATGTACACTTATACTTTTACTTGACGTactttttcaacaaaataagccactggaagaattaaaaaaagccCATCCAAACACACTCATACTGCTTTGACAacaaatttggaaaataaaattgaatatttgaTCATAGTAATGACAATTATATAACCAGTCAAATATTTACCATTGCAAGCTTCAAAATCACATTTCACATTAACATCCAACCAtaaatacccaaaaaagaatttaaaattcTGATACATTCAACAGTTAATTTCATCACATGATCAGGTAGATATTTATGCAAATCAGACACAGTCTACCCAAATTTACTCAAGTTTTCCTTACTTTATTTTCTTCCAAATCACATGTTAATATCTATCCAGTCTATTTGACAAGGACACTGGTATTTCTTGGCTTGTCATCTTCACCATTCTTTCGTATCTACTACAGCCTCTAATAAAACTATATTCCACCAATTCTTAGTCTGGCTAACTCTAAAATTAATCAGTTCTAAAGTTCCTCATCAAAGTTTCAAttcgtttttctttttgatatgtAAGTTTAGGCCCCAAGGGGAAGTAGAAGGGCGGCTTCTAACTAGTGACATCCGCTTCACGAGGCATGGTACTTGACCAATTGTGCTACCCCCTTTGAGTTTTCACctaagttttaatttaaacaagTTGCTATATCTTGGGAGAAACAATTTCCCCTATTTGATTAAACTGTCTTGTAACTACATAATCTAAACCTTTCGAGCTAAGAAGCACGGACACTCCAAAATCCCCCACCAAGCCGGACAAGCTGgttatcaaaattatattttgatgtATGCAATTTACTTTGAAAAACTTCTAATATATGGAACATAAATTatgtttataaataatatatatgtatacaccaaaaaaaaaaactatgtgaAGGAGTTGTTGGTAAAGGTACACATACTCAGTAACTATAATTTGTTCAAAGAGAACCTTAACCATGTCGATCCCACGTTTGACTCGCAAGAGATTTCTGGTGTGACTCCCACCTTTCTTCACAGTGTTGGCTTTTACATCTCGCTCAACCATAGCCTGCAATGTCCCAATTGACTTCGATGCCTCCACCAGATCATTCACCTGTTATCACAACCAAATCGATCAATTAATACCAAAGCCTTCGAATCATTCATgcatcaaattcaaaacccaagAGCTTTACCTTGGCGACGTAGTCCATCTCGGCGAACTTGAAGGCGATGCCCAAGCAACCGAAGAGAGGCGAGATGAGAGAGCAGGCTCGAGAGAAAGACGCGACATCGATGTCATCTGGGGTCTGGGAATTCACGGTGGCTTCGAGCTCCTTGAAGGACTCGGAGATTTTCCTCAGAGGCTTATGGTTGTTATCAGCCATTTGGTTAACTTTGGTTGTGTTCTGAGAAAGATGAGAGAACAATGTTGTTTGCTTGGTTTCCTGTTATTGTTCGTTGTTCGCTTGTTGTTTGAATTGGAATAGAAGTACATTCACGctgtttttattaataaaaaaagatgctTAGAAATAGGAAGTCTTTATGATTCTAGTCTacgccacttttttttttttttattggaggatggaaaataaGATGGTTGACGTTTTAATTATGAAAGGGATCTTTTTCAACGTTACTCGTCCGACACGGTTAGCTCGTCCGACATGAAGAAAGCATGAGGTGTGagagaagttaaaaaaaaatgtgtaaaagtaaaatggtaaaaaattaaaaatttaaaaaaaaattattcatggGTTGAAATTactcaaaaagttacttttttttttttttttttttttttacttttaatctcaatcattaaatttttaatttttttttttattgcatgaGTAATAGTCTTAGTTCTCAATTCGGAGAAAATATATCTTTTGAGTCTGTTTGGATAAACTGTTTTAAAAAATAcgtttttaaaaattagtattttgaaaacataagTTTTAAAACCACGTGTAAACTTTTGGTAAAATTCATGACAACATTaagaagaagtttttttttttttggtcaactgAGCATTTGATCTATATTTgtctaaaattattgtttgagtgtaaattaccaaaataggaCACAACTCTAACACCAAAGTACACtcacaaaataatttcagtCAAATTCCAATCATCCCACCACTATAGCTTTTCACcaatctcaataataatataactttCCCAAATCAGACTCTATCACCTATTCtaaaccacacaaaaaaaaaaaaaaaaaaaaaaagatttgaaaagtTGAAACCCAAATCACAAATGACGAAGTGAAAAACTAacgggagagagaaagaaagagtttgCAAGCAATGGCATTCTCTAATTGTTGTGATTGAGCTTGTAGATGGTGCAATTAAAGCTCTGCTAGTGCATCTTCTTTCTATTTCCAAAATATATTGCTACATGTGATTTGGGTACACCAGGTTTAAGAAGCCTCTACCTAATGTGTCATGACCTAAATCAATGaaacatgaatttagatgcatgactaacTTGCTAATCTTACATAACTCAATAgacataattaatttaaacataGTTCAATAAAActccaaataaaaaatgctcTTAATAAATCTTTTACAAtactaaaatccaaaatttagaataatcTCCAAAATACTATGAGATCTAAAGCGgaataaaaataactaataatcaTTTAGGACTTCAAGTATTATTGACTTCGCCTAAAAACTCTCACGCTCTACCTTGCATCTTATGAAACAATCCAATGGTTCTGTCCTCCAACTaaactttaatttgaaaattgtaattaatggggtgagccacacatcTAGTAAGCAATTATACACAATACACAACAAGATAAAGTCAAGCAAAGCacaagtattttgatttttcacaaactcattcaatgatattaaatataattattctaAAACATATAAAGAATTACGTAATACATATGTAATCACACCttaaaatcatttgaaaacaCATACAGATAATTTATCAGAACATAATACCACATATACACATATCACATATTCTCatatacaatcctgtgagcggataCCAACATCTAATCCCTGCTGGTGAAGGATCAACACTTATTCTCACATACAAACCTGTGAGAGGGCTTACACATATACCtgatcaattttaaaaacacttatttttgagtcacatatcacaaaagcatagtttatacaaaatagaataattttcttGATATTAACAATTATTCCAAATATAAAGGCATATCGAATATCACaatattgaattgaaaaataaaccaaaGGATACTTGACTCTCTTAAGGAATGAGTATGAACTGAGGAGTTTATACAAGTAttttacaattcttgagtaaatctaaaaaaatcaaTGTGCTAAAAGAACAttttaaataccatttggaGAATAAGCATATAACtttgaaatcacttggttttacaaaaa encodes:
- the LOC115992864 gene encoding accelerated cell death 11 translates to MADNNHKPLRKISESFKELEATVNSQTPDDIDVASFSRACSLISPLFGCLGIAFKFAEMDYVAKVNDLVEASKSIGTLQAMVERDVKANTVKKGGSHTRNLLRVKRGIDMVKVLFEQIIVTDGNSLKDAATKAYAQVFAPHHGWAIRKAVAAGMYALPTKAQLLQKLNEDEPSARIQMQSYITASAPVILYIDKLFLTRDLGVDW